Proteins encoded within one genomic window of Enterococcus haemoperoxidus ATCC BAA-382:
- a CDS encoding anthranilate synthase component II: MILLIDNYDSFTHNLAQLIGTDHDVVIIRNDSTNIFRLAEQANAIVISPGPGTPAETGYVKEIIQQFYQRKPLLGICLGHQTIGEVFGAKVITAKEIRHGKQSVINTDKTSQLFKGTSDEYLVMRYHSLVIDQKTLPKEFIVTATAAEDQEIMAIEHQTYPVFGLQFHPESIGTSMGAVIIKNFIQLMEER, from the coding sequence ATGATTTTACTGATCGATAATTATGATTCATTTACACACAATCTTGCTCAATTGATTGGGACAGACCACGATGTAGTAATCATTCGAAACGATTCAACGAATATTTTTCGATTGGCAGAACAAGCAAACGCAATTGTAATTTCACCAGGACCTGGAACGCCAGCAGAAACAGGCTATGTAAAAGAAATTATACAGCAATTTTATCAACGGAAACCATTATTAGGTATTTGTTTAGGGCATCAAACAATCGGTGAGGTATTTGGCGCTAAGGTAATAACAGCCAAAGAAATTCGTCACGGTAAACAATCCGTTATTAACACAGATAAAACCAGCCAACTTTTTAAAGGAACCTCTGATGAATATTTAGTGATGCGCTATCACTCATTAGTCATTGATCAAAAAACACTACCAAAAGAATTCATAGTTACAGCAACTGCGGCAGAGGATCAGGAAATCATGGCGATCGAACATCAAACATATCCTGTTTTTGGACTTCAATTTCATCCGGAATCCATCGGAACGTCAATGGGTGCAGTGATTATTAAAAATTTTATCCAACTAATGGAGGAACGATGA